In Marivivens aquimaris, one genomic interval encodes:
- the purC gene encoding phosphoribosylaminoimidazolesuccinocarboxamide synthase, whose protein sequence is MARRKKIYEGKAKILYEGPEPGTIVQYFKDDATAFNAEKKAVIEGKGVLNNRLSEFFMTGLQNVGIPTHFIRRLNMREQLCRQVEIIPLEVIVRNYAAGSMAKRLGMEEGRQLPRPIVEFSYKNDALGDPLVPEEYIAAFGWASQQDMDDIVAIALRVNDFMSGVMHGVGIKLIDFKIELGRVWDNDFMRLVVADEISPDSCRLWDIETGQKLDKDVFRQDLGNLTDAYTEVARRLGVLPSNVTHAHKPTLIN, encoded by the coding sequence ATGGCGCGTCGCAAGAAAATCTACGAAGGCAAGGCTAAAATCCTGTACGAAGGCCCGGAGCCGGGAACAATCGTCCAGTACTTCAAAGATGATGCGACTGCTTTCAACGCCGAGAAGAAAGCCGTCATCGAAGGCAAAGGCGTGCTGAACAACCGCCTGTCCGAATTCTTCATGACCGGTCTGCAGAACGTCGGCATCCCGACGCACTTCATCCGCCGTCTGAACATGCGCGAGCAGCTCTGCCGTCAGGTCGAGATCATTCCGCTCGAAGTGATCGTGCGTAACTACGCCGCCGGTTCGATGGCCAAGCGCCTCGGCATGGAAGAGGGCCGCCAGCTGCCGCGTCCGATCGTCGAATTCTCGTACAAGAACGACGCTCTGGGTGACCCGCTGGTTCCGGAAGAATACATCGCCGCTTTCGGCTGGGCCTCGCAGCAGGACATGGACGATATCGTTGCCATCGCTCTGCGCGTGAACGATTTCATGTCGGGCGTCATGCACGGCGTCGGCATCAAGCTGATCGACTTCAAGATCGAACTCGGCCGCGTATGGGACAACGATTTCATGCGCCTCGTCGTTGCTGACGAAATCAGCCCCGATAGCTGCCGCCTGTGGGACATCGAAACCGGCCAGAAGCTGGACAAGGACGTGTTCCGTCAGGACCTTGGCAACCTCACCGACGCTTATACCGAAGTCGCACGCCGTCTGGGCGTTCTGCCTTCGAACGTCACCCACGCCCACAAGCCCACGCTCATCAACTAA
- the bmt gene encoding betaine--homocysteine S-methyltransferase, which produces MTNALSRMLETRDWLLADGATGTNLFNMGLNSGDAPELWNVDHPEKIKALYSGAVDAGSDLFLTNTFGGNASRLKLHSAEGRVRELNRVAAELGREVADASGRQVIVAGSVGPTGEIMAPMGSLTHELAVEMFHEQAEGLKEGGVDVLWVETISATEEYKAAAEAAKLAGMPWCGTMSFDTAGRTMMGVTSADLAKIVEKLDYKPLAFGANCGVGASDLLRTVLGFSATGTNTPIVSKGNAGIPKYHDGHIHYDGTPELMGDYAVLARDCGATIIGGCCGTTPEHLRAMKEALETRSRGERPSLEEISEKLGGFSSASDGTGGDEPTPTRRSRRRG; this is translated from the coding sequence ATGACGAATGCTCTTTCCCGCATGCTCGAAACCCGCGACTGGCTTCTGGCCGATGGCGCGACCGGCACCAACCTGTTCAATATGGGTCTGAACTCGGGCGACGCGCCGGAGCTCTGGAACGTCGACCACCCCGAAAAGATCAAAGCACTCTATAGCGGTGCCGTCGATGCGGGCAGCGACCTGTTCCTGACGAACACTTTCGGCGGCAACGCCTCGCGTCTGAAGCTGCACAGTGCCGAAGGCCGTGTGCGCGAACTCAACCGCGTTGCGGCAGAGCTTGGCCGTGAAGTCGCCGACGCCTCGGGCCGTCAGGTCATCGTCGCAGGCTCCGTCGGTCCGACCGGCGAGATCATGGCGCCGATGGGCAGCCTCACCCACGAGCTGGCTGTGGAGATGTTCCACGAACAGGCAGAGGGCCTCAAAGAAGGCGGCGTTGACGTGCTCTGGGTCGAAACCATCTCGGCCACCGAAGAATACAAAGCCGCTGCCGAAGCCGCAAAGCTGGCAGGAATGCCGTGGTGCGGCACCATGAGCTTCGACACTGCTGGCCGCACCATGATGGGCGTGACCTCGGCCGATCTGGCGAAGATCGTCGAAAAGCTCGACTACAAACCGCTCGCATTCGGCGCGAACTGCGGCGTCGGCGCGTCCGACCTGCTGCGCACCGTTCTGGGCTTCTCGGCCACCGGCACCAACACTCCGATCGTGTCGAAGGGTAACGCCGGCATCCCGAAATACCACGACGGTCACATCCACTATGACGGCACGCCGGAACTGATGGGCGACTATGCCGTTCTTGCCCGCGACTGCGGCGCGACCATCATCGGCGGTTGCTGTGGCACCACGCCGGAACACCTGCGCGCCATGAAGGAAGCGCTGGAAACCCGCTCGCGCGGTGAGCGTCCGTCGCTGGAAGAGATCTCCGAAAAGCTCGGCGGTTTCTCGTCGGCATCGGACGGCACGGGCGGCGACGAGCCGACCCCGACCCGCCGCAGCCGTCGCCGCGGCTAA
- a CDS encoding PA0069 family radical SAM protein encodes MELPIPKDRRKGRAATYNPANRFDRYSSVAEDDGWDLEEEIAPLRTTVTDEVPRSVITRNTSPDIPFDRSINPYRGCEHGCIYCFARPSHAYLGLSPGLDFETQLIARPDAPEVLARELSKTSYVPATIAIGTNTDPYQPIEKDRQIMRRVLQVLSDFNHPVGIVTKGTLIERDVDILASMAERNLVRVGISVTTLDPKTARAMEPRVPHPKRRLQTIKRLSEAGIPVRVMASPMIPALTDHELEPIMEAGAAAGALAASYIVLRLPREVSPLFTEWVEENFPLRANRIMARVRELHGGKDYDPQWGQRMTGQGEWADLLRKRFRIAKRRYGLDKPLPELRTDLFCKPPQKGDQLSLF; translated from the coding sequence ATGGAGCTTCCGATCCCCAAAGACAGGCGCAAAGGGCGCGCCGCCACATACAATCCCGCCAACCGTTTCGACCGCTATTCCTCGGTCGCGGAGGATGACGGCTGGGATCTGGAGGAGGAGATTGCTCCGCTTCGGACGACCGTGACCGACGAGGTGCCGCGCAGCGTCATCACCCGCAACACATCGCCCGACATTCCGTTCGACCGCTCGATCAATCCCTATCGCGGCTGCGAGCACGGGTGCATTTATTGCTTCGCGCGGCCGAGTCATGCCTACCTTGGGTTGTCCCCGGGGTTGGATTTCGAAACGCAGCTGATCGCCCGTCCCGACGCGCCGGAGGTGCTGGCGAGGGAGTTGTCGAAGACCTCCTATGTTCCTGCAACCATTGCGATCGGGACCAATACCGACCCGTATCAGCCGATTGAAAAGGACCGCCAGATCATGCGGCGGGTGTTGCAGGTGCTGTCGGATTTCAACCATCCCGTGGGCATCGTGACGAAGGGCACGCTGATCGAACGGGACGTGGATATTCTCGCCTCGATGGCGGAGCGGAACCTCGTGAGGGTCGGGATTTCGGTGACGACGCTCGACCCGAAAACCGCGCGGGCGATGGAGCCGCGCGTTCCGCATCCCAAACGGCGGCTCCAGACGATCAAGCGGTTGTCGGAGGCGGGGATACCTGTGCGCGTCATGGCCTCTCCGATGATCCCCGCGCTGACGGATCACGAACTGGAGCCGATCATGGAAGCGGGAGCCGCAGCGGGCGCGCTGGCGGCGTCCTATATCGTACTGCGCCTGCCGCGAGAGGTGTCGCCGCTATTCACCGAATGGGTGGAGGAGAATTTTCCCCTCCGCGCGAACCGCATCATGGCACGCGTGCGCGAATTGCACGGCGGCAAGGACTACGATCCACAGTGGGGCCAACGCATGACGGGGCAGGGTGAATGGGCAGACCTTCTGCGCAAGCGTTTCCGGATCGCGAAGCGACGGTACGGGCTGGACAAGCCGCTGCCGGAATTGCGGACGGACCTGTTCTGCAAACCACCACAGAAGGGCGATCAACTCAGCCTGTTCTGA
- a CDS encoding corrinoid protein has protein sequence MAEDDEIILSELNDEELVEQMFDDLYDGLKEEIEEGVNILLGRGWAPYRVLTEALVGGMTIVGKDFRDGILFVPEVLLAANAMKGGMAILKPLLAETGAPRVGKMVIGTVKGDIHDIGKNLVSMMMEGAGFEVVDLGINNAVEAYLEALETEKPDILGMSALLTTTMPYMKTVIDTMVEMGIRDDYIVLVGGAPLNEEFGKAIGADAYCRDAAVAVETAKTFVARRHNQMNA, from the coding sequence ATGGCTGAAGACGACGAGATCATCCTCTCCGAACTTAACGACGAAGAATTGGTCGAACAGATGTTCGACGACCTTTACGACGGTCTCAAGGAAGAGATCGAAGAAGGCGTCAACATCCTTCTGGGCCGCGGATGGGCGCCCTACCGCGTTCTGACCGAAGCTCTGGTTGGCGGTATGACCATCGTCGGCAAAGACTTCCGCGACGGCATCCTCTTCGTTCCCGAAGTTCTGCTTGCTGCGAACGCGATGAAGGGCGGCATGGCCATCCTCAAGCCGCTTCTGGCCGAAACCGGTGCACCGCGCGTCGGCAAGATGGTCATCGGCACTGTGAAGGGCGACATCCACGACATCGGCAAGAACCTTGTTTCGATGATGATGGAAGGCGCCGGTTTCGAAGTCGTCGACCTCGGCATCAACAACGCTGTCGAAGCCTACCTCGAAGCGCTGGAAACCGAAAAGCCGGACATCCTCGGCATGTCGGCTCTGCTGACCACCACCATGCCCTACATGAAGACCGTCATCGATACGATGGTCGAGATGGGCATCCGTGACGACTACATCGTTCTCGTTGGCGGCGCGCCGCTGAACGAAGAGTTCGGTAAGGCCATCGGCGCCGACGCTTACTGCCGTGACGCGGCTGTTGCCGTCGAGACCGCGAAGACCTTTGTCGCTCGCCGTCACAACCAGATGAATGCCTGA
- a CDS encoding DUF1638 domain-containing protein, with product MPDLSDNTLTERGLPPSGAGRVLVVACGALAHEIVALKGLNGWDHLDLQCLPAILHNHPEKITDAVVAAVEEHRDDYGRVFVAYADCGTGGYLEAACKKLGVEMIRGPHCYAFFEGVDAFEKRGEITSFYLTDFLARQFDAFVWKPLGLDRHPQLLEMYFGHYETLVYMAQTDDPALTAKAEACAERMGLTFERRFTGYGELATALSNA from the coding sequence ATGCCTGATCTTTCAGACAACACTCTGACAGAGCGCGGTCTGCCCCCTTCCGGGGCGGGCCGCGTTCTCGTTGTGGCCTGCGGTGCGCTGGCCCACGAGATTGTCGCGCTCAAAGGCCTGAACGGCTGGGACCACCTCGACCTTCAGTGCCTGCCCGCCATCCTGCATAATCACCCTGAAAAGATCACCGACGCGGTCGTTGCCGCCGTCGAAGAGCACCGCGACGATTACGGCCGCGTGTTCGTCGCCTACGCCGATTGCGGCACGGGCGGATATCTGGAGGCGGCGTGCAAAAAGCTCGGCGTGGAGATGATCCGCGGCCCGCATTGCTACGCCTTTTTCGAAGGCGTTGATGCGTTCGAAAAGCGCGGCGAGATTACCTCGTTCTACCTGACTGACTTCCTCGCGCGGCAGTTCGATGCCTTCGTATGGAAGCCTCTCGGCCTCGACCGTCATCCGCAGTTGCTGGAGATGTACTTCGGCCACTACGAGACGCTGGTCTACATGGCGCAGACCGACGATCCGGCGCTCACCGCCAAGGCGGAAGCCTGCGCTGAACGGATGGGCCTGACGTTCGAACGCCGCTTCACCGGATACGGTGAACTTGCCACGGCGCTTTCAAACGCTTGA
- a CDS encoding heme-degrading domain-containing protein, with protein sequence MSQQLIDAIKEQEKRLVLDAFDEDIAFEIGCDLRARAKAVNAPVSIEIRSSSRRFFFATLPGATPENQDWGRRKINTVLRTYKSSMRAGLEYNAEGREQWPDVGLRYEDFVIHGGGFPVTVKGVGVIAAIGISGLPSIEDHEMSAFALADRLGIKMDSLPR encoded by the coding sequence ATGTCCCAGCAATTGATTGACGCCATTAAAGAACAGGAAAAGCGGCTCGTTCTTGACGCCTTCGACGAAGATATCGCGTTCGAGATCGGATGCGACCTGCGCGCTCGCGCCAAGGCGGTTAATGCGCCCGTCAGCATCGAAATCCGTTCGTCCTCGCGCCGTTTCTTTTTCGCGACCCTGCCCGGCGCGACGCCTGAAAATCAGGACTGGGGCCGCCGCAAGATCAACACCGTGCTGCGGACCTACAAATCATCAATGCGTGCGGGACTGGAATACAACGCCGAGGGCCGCGAACAGTGGCCGGACGTGGGCCTGCGCTACGAGGACTTCGTCATCCACGGCGGCGGCTTTCCCGTGACCGTCAAGGGCGTGGGCGTGATTGCCGCGATCGGCATCTCCGGCCTGCCCTCGATCGAGGATCACGAAATGTCGGCCTTTGCACTGGCCGACCGTCTGGGCATCAAGATGGACAGCCTGCCGCGTTAA
- a CDS encoding SufE family protein: MATAAFEDIADTFDFLDDWEDRYRHVIELGKEMPPLEDALKVPATKVDGCASQVWLMPHEEGGVYTFRGDSDAIIVRGLIAILLALFNGLSAKEILAVDAQAELGRLGLNEHLSSQRSNGVRAMIERIRQTAAAA, translated from the coding sequence ATGGCCACCGCAGCATTCGAAGATATCGCAGACACGTTCGACTTCCTCGACGACTGGGAAGACCGCTACCGCCACGTGATCGAGCTGGGCAAGGAAATGCCGCCGCTCGAAGACGCGCTGAAGGTTCCGGCGACCAAGGTGGACGGCTGCGCGAGCCAGGTCTGGCTGATGCCGCATGAAGAGGGCGGTGTTTACACCTTCCGCGGTGACAGCGACGCGATCATCGTGCGCGGCCTTATCGCGATCCTGCTGGCGCTGTTCAATGGGCTGTCGGCCAAAGAGATCCTCGCCGTCGACGCCCAAGCGGAACTCGGACGTCTTGGCCTGAACGAACATCTGTCGTCGCAGCGCTCCAACGGTGTGCGCGCGATGATCGAGCGCATCCGCCAGACGGCTGCCGCCGCTTAA
- the rnd gene encoding ribonuclease D has product MKTITTTEALADFCLEAAKRPYVTVDTEFLRERTYYSKLCLVQMAYRDDAGEDAVIIDPLVDGLSLEPMYELFRNPTVTKVFHAARQDLEIFFVNAGLIPAPLFDTQVAAMVCGYGEQVGYETLVRKIAKADLDKSSRFTDWSRRPLTDAQLKYAVADVTHLRDIYESLSERLKKSGRARWVSEEMAVLNDPATYKTKPEDAWQRVKTRTTSGRFLSIVKELAEFREAYAQRRDVPRSRVFKDDALVELASTKPQNEGDLGRSRLLLREARKGEIADGILAAIKRGLETPPEDAPKMPKGREKLQVNPALADLLRVLLKAKADREGVAQKLIATSADLDAIAAGERDVDALHGWRREVFGDDALALCDGKVALAVKGNNVQTIQL; this is encoded by the coding sequence ATGAAGACAATCACGACGACCGAGGCTCTTGCCGACTTCTGCCTCGAAGCTGCCAAACGTCCCTATGTGACTGTCGACACTGAGTTTCTTCGGGAACGCACCTATTACTCCAAGCTTTGCCTCGTGCAGATGGCCTACCGCGACGACGCGGGTGAGGATGCTGTGATTATCGACCCGCTGGTCGATGGCCTTTCGCTCGAGCCGATGTACGAACTGTTCCGCAATCCCACCGTCACCAAAGTTTTCCACGCGGCCCGTCAGGACCTCGAGATTTTCTTTGTTAACGCAGGCCTCATCCCCGCGCCGCTGTTTGACACGCAGGTCGCCGCGATGGTCTGCGGCTACGGCGAGCAGGTCGGCTACGAGACCCTCGTGCGCAAGATTGCGAAGGCGGACCTCGATAAGTCGAGCCGTTTCACCGATTGGTCGCGCCGCCCGCTGACCGACGCACAGCTGAAATACGCTGTCGCAGACGTGACGCACCTGCGTGACATCTACGAGTCCCTATCGGAGCGCCTGAAGAAATCCGGCCGCGCTCGCTGGGTGTCCGAAGAGATGGCGGTTCTCAACGATCCGGCCACCTACAAGACCAAACCCGAAGACGCTTGGCAGCGTGTGAAGACCCGCACCACCTCGGGCCGCTTCCTGTCGATCGTCAAGGAACTCGCCGAGTTCCGCGAAGCCTATGCCCAGCGTCGCGACGTGCCGCGCAGCCGTGTGTTCAAGGACGACGCGCTGGTCGAGCTGGCCTCGACCAAGCCGCAGAATGAAGGTGATCTGGGTCGCTCGCGTCTGCTGCTCCGCGAAGCCCGCAAGGGCGAGATTGCCGACGGTATCCTTGCTGCGATCAAGCGCGGTCTGGAAACTCCGCCCGAAGATGCGCCCAAGATGCCGAAGGGCCGTGAAAAGCTACAGGTGAACCCTGCGCTCGCCGACCTGCTGCGCGTGCTGCTGAAGGCCAAGGCCGACCGTGAAGGCGTTGCGCAAAAGCTCATCGCGACCTCTGCCGACCTCGACGCGATTGCAGCGGGCGAGCGCGATGTCGATGCGCTGCACGGCTGGCGCCGTGAGGTGTTTGGTGACGATGCGCTGGCGCTCTGCGACGGCAAGGTGGCGCTCGCCGTCAAAGGCAACAACGTCCAAACAATCCAGCTTTGA
- the purN gene encoding phosphoribosylglycinamide formyltransferase — MTKRVAILISGGGSNMVSLVQDMQSGDHPCEPVLVVSNVPDAGGLAKAEGMGVATAVVDHKPFGKDRAAFEAELTRVLEEAKPDIICCAGFMRILTEGFTSRWGGMMLNIHPSLLPKYKGLHTHQRAIEAGDAEHGCSVHEVTAELDGGPILGQAIVPVLDSDTSDVLAARVLPMEHKLYPAVLRNYAAGDRSMIVLR; from the coding sequence GTGACCAAACGTGTCGCGATCCTGATTTCGGGCGGGGGCTCCAACATGGTGTCCCTCGTTCAGGATATGCAATCGGGTGACCACCCCTGCGAGCCCGTGCTCGTGGTGTCGAACGTGCCGGACGCTGGCGGCCTCGCCAAAGCCGAAGGCATGGGCGTTGCGACTGCTGTCGTGGACCACAAACCCTTCGGCAAGGATCGCGCCGCGTTCGAAGCTGAACTGACCCGCGTTCTGGAAGAAGCCAAGCCGGACATCATCTGCTGCGCCGGTTTCATGCGTATCCTCACCGAAGGCTTCACCAGCCGTTGGGGCGGGATGATGCTGAACATCCACCCGTCGCTGCTGCCCAAGTACAAGGGCCTGCACACCCATCAGCGCGCCATCGAGGCGGGCGATGCGGAGCACGGTTGTTCGGTGCACGAAGTGACGGCTGAACTCGACGGCGGGCCGATCCTCGGTCAGGCGATCGTGCCTGTGCTGGACAGTGATACATCGGACGTTCTCGCGGCCCGCGTTCTGCCGATGGAGCACAAGCTTTATCCGGCGGTTCTGCGCAATTACGCGGCAGGCGACCGTTCGATGATCGTGCTGCGCTAG
- the purM gene encoding phosphoribosylformylglycinamidine cyclo-ligase, with the protein MTGKNGLTYADAGVDIDAGNTLVERIKPAAKRTARSGVMAGLGGFGALFDLKGAGYTDPILVAATDGVGTKLRIAIDTGNVDTVGIDLVAMCVNDLVCQGAEPLFFLDYFATGKLDVDSAARIINGIAKGCEDSGCALIGGETAEMPGMYEAGDFDLAGFAVGAMERGTDLPAGVKAGDVLLGLGSNGVHSNGYSFVRKVVEMSGLAWDDKAPFADETLGEALLAPTRLYVKQALAAVRAGGVHALAHITGGGLTENLPRVLPEGLGAQIDLSSWELPAVFRWLAETANMEEAELLKTFNSGIGMIVVADAEQADDLEALLLAAGESVSRMGTVVEGEGVSYTGNLL; encoded by the coding sequence ATGACTGGCAAGAATGGCCTCACTTACGCAGATGCAGGCGTGGATATCGATGCAGGTAACACTCTCGTAGAACGTATCAAACCGGCGGCGAAACGCACCGCTCGTTCGGGTGTGATGGCCGGTCTTGGCGGCTTCGGCGCGCTGTTCGACCTCAAGGGCGCGGGCTACACCGATCCGATCCTCGTGGCTGCCACCGACGGCGTGGGCACCAAGCTGCGTATCGCCATCGACACCGGCAACGTTGACACCGTGGGTATCGACCTTGTTGCGATGTGCGTGAACGACCTCGTGTGTCAGGGCGCAGAGCCGCTGTTCTTCCTCGACTACTTTGCCACCGGCAAGCTGGACGTCGATAGCGCGGCCCGCATCATCAACGGTATCGCCAAGGGCTGTGAAGACAGCGGTTGCGCACTGATCGGCGGCGAGACCGCCGAAATGCCGGGTATGTACGAAGCAGGCGATTTCGACCTCGCAGGTTTCGCAGTCGGCGCGATGGAACGCGGCACCGACCTTCCGGCTGGCGTCAAGGCTGGCGACGTTCTTCTGGGCCTCGGCTCGAACGGCGTTCACTCGAACGGTTATTCGTTCGTGCGCAAGGTTGTCGAAATGTCGGGCCTCGCTTGGGACGACAAGGCTCCGTTTGCGGACGAAACTCTGGGCGAAGCGCTGCTGGCGCCGACCCGCCTTTATGTCAAGCAGGCGCTGGCTGCTGTCCGCGCTGGCGGCGTTCACGCGCTGGCCCACATCACCGGCGGCGGTCTGACCGAGAACCTGCCGCGCGTTCTGCCCGAGGGCCTCGGCGCGCAAATCGACCTGTCGAGCTGGGAACTTCCGGCTGTGTTCCGTTGGCTGGCCGAAACCGCCAACATGGAAGAGGCGGAACTGCTCAAGACCTTCAACTCCGGCATCGGCATGATCGTTGTCGCGGACGCCGAGCAGGCCGACGATCTGGAAGCGCTGCTTCTGGCCGCTGGCGAGAGCGTGTCGCGCATGGGCACCGTCGTCGAAGGCGAGGGCGTTTCCTACACGGGCAACCTTCTGTGA
- a CDS encoding phage holin family protein encodes MQTDNTTGTTNLVSNIITHVTTLVRKEMQLARAEIGENLNGAATAVGVIVGGVVLTLVGLNVIAAALVAALSAAGLHPFWSAVIVGGVAIVAALIMIKGGMSKLKASSLAPTRTTENVRRDVHAITETTNG; translated from the coding sequence ATGCAAACGGACAATACAACCGGAACCACTAACCTGGTCAGCAATATCATCACGCATGTCACCACGCTTGTGCGCAAGGAAATGCAGCTCGCCCGCGCTGAAATCGGCGAGAACCTGAACGGGGCCGCCACGGCGGTCGGCGTGATCGTCGGCGGCGTCGTTTTGACTCTCGTTGGTCTCAACGTCATCGCTGCTGCGCTTGTGGCCGCACTTTCTGCGGCAGGCCTGCATCCTTTCTGGTCGGCCGTGATCGTCGGCGGTGTCGCCATCGTTGCGGCGCTGATCATGATCAAAGGCGGGATGAGCAAGCTCAAGGCAAGCAGCCTCGCCCCGACCCGCACCACTGAAAACGTCCGTCGTGACGTGCATGCAATCACGGAGACGACCAATGGCTAA
- a CDS encoding DUF3618 domain-containing protein, with protein sequence MANRKSAAEIEREIERERAGLTSSVSELQSRFSTDEIVAQVGRHLQTHGSEMGKAFSKSAKQNPIGLTLTAAGLAWMMFGRSYDNEEKGLAGDPLSRHIRKDSAADSAANTATGPDWAARKPGYGTTYRPSYYDDLHGDDGDESESFEVRVERAQARLKSALSDGRHSAAATAGDARTKIGEAGQSVRDSVSAKSSQAQSVLQDGYARIAAGTEHMSESARRRVIDARERALIARERGGQKVKQTAASAADFFGDHPLVAGALAVAVGAALGGAASRTKAEDDFMGEYSDALMSEAEAIFREERDKLSAVASAALDEGESIAREARAEADERTPGDKPAEHALADAAKSAGKRIEDRVRDEADAQNLGRPDVTSETPKQG encoded by the coding sequence ATGGCTAATCGCAAATCAGCAGCAGAAATCGAACGCGAGATTGAACGCGAACGCGCGGGTCTGACCTCGTCCGTATCCGAGCTTCAGAGCCGCTTTTCGACCGACGAGATCGTGGCCCAAGTGGGCCGCCACCTGCAGACTCACGGCAGCGAGATGGGCAAGGCCTTTTCGAAGTCGGCCAAGCAAAACCCAATCGGCTTGACGCTCACGGCTGCCGGCCTTGCATGGATGATGTTCGGTCGCTCCTACGATAACGAGGAAAAAGGCCTGGCCGGCGACCCGCTGAGCCGACATATCCGCAAGGACAGTGCTGCGGACTCCGCTGCAAATACCGCAACCGGTCCGGATTGGGCTGCCCGCAAACCGGGCTACGGCACCACTTATCGCCCCAGCTATTATGACGATCTGCATGGTGATGATGGCGACGAGTCGGAAAGCTTCGAAGTACGCGTGGAACGTGCGCAGGCCCGCCTGAAGTCTGCTTTATCCGACGGGCGTCATAGCGCCGCTGCCACCGCAGGGGATGCCCGCACCAAGATTGGTGAGGCCGGACAGTCCGTACGCGACTCCGTTTCGGCGAAGTCGTCGCAGGCCCAGTCGGTCCTGCAGGACGGTTACGCCCGCATCGCCGCTGGCACAGAGCATATGTCGGAGAGCGCCCGTCGCCGTGTGATCGACGCACGTGAGCGCGCACTTATCGCCCGAGAACGCGGGGGCCAGAAAGTGAAGCAGACCGCCGCAAGCGCTGCCGACTTCTTTGGTGACCATCCTCTTGTCGCTGGCGCTCTTGCCGTCGCGGTCGGTGCCGCGCTTGGCGGAGCGGCTTCGCGCACCAAAGCAGAGGACGACTTCATGGGCGAATACAGCGATGCTTTGATGTCCGAAGCAGAAGCGATCTTCCGTGAAGAACGCGACAAGCTTTCTGCCGTGGCCAGTGCCGCACTCGACGAGGGCGAAAGCATCGCTCGCGAGGCGCGTGCGGAAGCCGATGAACGCACGCCCGGTGATAAGCCTGCCGAGCACGCCCTTGCCGATGCGGCAAAATCTGCTGGCAAGCGTATCGAGGATCGGGTTCGCGACGAAGCGGACGCGCAGAACCTCGGTCGACCGGACGTGACGTCCGAAACGCCCAAGCAGGGCTGA
- a CDS encoding YihY/virulence factor BrkB family protein, with the protein MLRVKDELAADRISLVSAGVAFYALMAIFPAITALMALAGLFITPADVTAQIQKVTAVLPQRAAEILIEQAKSVAGSQTGGLGLAAALGILLSLYSASAGVGHLIEGLNVAYGETEKRGFIRLKLTTLALTLLLIVGLLSAIGALLVLPGILAIVELGPVFEAIVSWARWGVLLFSVVVGIALIYRFGPSRKSAEWTWLAPGAIVACLLWLMGSIAFSLYAENFGSYQETFGSLAGVIILLFWLWISAYVILLGAEINAELEAQTTHDTTIGKDMPRGMRGAVKADEFKGSDAH; encoded by the coding sequence ATGTTACGCGTCAAGGACGAGTTGGCCGCAGACCGGATCAGCTTGGTTTCGGCAGGTGTCGCGTTTTATGCGCTGATGGCCATCTTTCCTGCAATCACGGCGCTCATGGCGCTCGCCGGGCTTTTCATCACTCCCGCCGACGTCACCGCACAAATTCAAAAAGTGACCGCAGTGTTGCCGCAGCGTGCTGCCGAAATCCTGATAGAGCAGGCAAAATCTGTTGCTGGATCGCAGACCGGAGGCCTCGGACTTGCGGCCGCTCTGGGCATCCTGCTTTCGCTCTACTCTGCCTCGGCTGGCGTCGGTCATCTGATCGAAGGGCTCAACGTAGCTTACGGCGAAACAGAAAAGCGCGGCTTTATCCGCCTCAAGCTGACGACGCTGGCGCTGACCCTGCTCCTCATTGTCGGATTGCTGTCCGCAATCGGCGCGCTACTCGTTTTGCCCGGCATTCTTGCGATCGTAGAACTTGGTCCGGTGTTTGAAGCCATTGTGTCGTGGGCTCGTTGGGGCGTTCTGCTCTTCTCGGTCGTCGTAGGCATTGCGCTCATCTACCGGTTTGGTCCGTCCCGCAAGTCTGCGGAATGGACATGGCTCGCCCCCGGAGCCATCGTTGCCTGCCTCCTCTGGCTTATGGGGTCGATCGCTTTCTCTCTCTACGCCGAGAACTTCGGTTCCTATCAGGAAACCTTCGGCTCCTTGGCAGGGGTGATCATCCTGTTGTTCTGGCTCTGGATATCCGCCTACGTGATATTGCTGGGAGCCGAGATTAATGCCGAGCTGGAAGCACAAACGACGCACGATACGACCATCGGCAAGGACATGCCGCGCGGCATGCGCGGGGCTGTGAAAGCCGATGAATTTAAAGGGAGTGACGCCCATTAA